From a single Anaerolineales bacterium genomic region:
- a CDS encoding amidase, whose product MKSVYDLKSVKLPYLSGGTLKLFASLVEGPLRGLLTPSLFESAGINWLRKQNFEEPPTYYPIHHTGGPHREAAAVPANELPRAAGKSNGFQFASAFDFADAYRNGTTTPEEVAQKVLDAIQASDTGDKPLRAFIAVNRDNVMRQARESTERFKAGKPLSMFDGVPVAVKDEMDMLPYPTTVGTAFLGKTPVKEDSTVAARLRSAGALLVGKTNMHEIGINVFGLNPHHGTTRNPYNPNHFTGGSSSGSATAVAAGLVPIAIGADAGGSIRIPASFCGLVGLKATFGRISEHGAFPLDWSIAHIGPLAWSAADAALTYALIAGPDPKDPASLHQPLPSLKGWDDLNLKGLKLGVYWEWFRHADAEIVAACEAMLKEYEKMGCEIVEIVIPNLEANRIAHSVTILTEMAQAMRATYDEHHKEHALDVRINLAMARQLSATDYIAAQRVRTRMMNHFNNVFQQVDMILTPSTGIAAPEIKKGALPDGESDLTTTVEIMRFVTAANFTGLPAISFPVGYTQKGLPIGMQVMGRAWDEVNLLRMALVAEQVVERREPQINYKVLSV is encoded by the coding sequence ATGAAAAGCGTGTACGATCTGAAATCCGTAAAATTGCCGTATCTCTCTGGTGGAACGTTGAAGTTGTTCGCATCGCTTGTCGAAGGTCCATTGCGCGGACTGCTCACGCCGTCGCTGTTCGAGAGCGCAGGTATCAATTGGCTGAGGAAGCAGAACTTTGAGGAGCCTCCCACCTATTATCCGATCCACCACACAGGCGGACCGCACAGGGAAGCGGCGGCAGTCCCAGCAAACGAACTTCCGCGCGCGGCGGGCAAATCCAATGGGTTTCAATTCGCGAGCGCGTTCGATTTCGCGGACGCCTATCGAAATGGAACGACCACGCCTGAAGAAGTCGCGCAAAAAGTGTTGGACGCCATCCAAGCCAGCGACACGGGTGACAAACCGCTGCGGGCGTTCATTGCCGTAAACCGCGATAACGTGATGCGCCAGGCGCGCGAATCAACCGAACGCTTCAAGGCGGGCAAACCGCTCAGCATGTTCGATGGCGTGCCTGTGGCGGTCAAGGACGAAATGGACATGCTGCCATATCCCACCACGGTTGGCACCGCGTTTTTGGGCAAGACTCCCGTCAAGGAAGATTCAACCGTTGCGGCGCGGCTGCGCAGTGCAGGCGCGCTTCTGGTCGGCAAGACGAACATGCACGAGATCGGCATCAACGTCTTCGGTCTCAATCCGCATCACGGCACGACACGCAACCCGTACAACCCGAATCATTTTACAGGCGGGAGTTCGAGCGGTTCGGCGACCGCAGTCGCGGCAGGACTCGTCCCCATCGCCATCGGCGCGGATGCGGGCGGCTCGATCCGCATCCCTGCTTCGTTCTGCGGATTGGTCGGATTGAAAGCCACCTTTGGACGCATCAGTGAGCACGGCGCGTTCCCACTGGATTGGAGCATCGCTCATATCGGACCTCTAGCCTGGTCCGCCGCCGACGCGGCATTGACCTACGCCCTGATCGCTGGTCCCGACCCGAAAGACCCGGCGTCATTGCATCAGCCATTGCCTTCGCTGAAAGGCTGGGACGACCTGAATCTCAAAGGACTCAAACTCGGCGTGTACTGGGAATGGTTCCGGCACGCGGATGCAGAGATCGTTGCGGCATGTGAAGCGATGCTCAAGGAATATGAAAAAATGGGCTGTGAGATCGTGGAGATCGTCATCCCCAATCTCGAGGCAAACCGCATCGCCCACAGCGTGACCATTCTGACGGAGATGGCTCAGGCAATGCGCGCGACCTATGACGAACATCACAAGGAGCATGCGCTTGACGTGCGGATCAATCTTGCCATGGCGCGTCAACTCTCCGCCACCGATTACATCGCCGCACAGCGCGTCCGCACGCGGATGATGAATCACTTCAACAATGTTTTCCAGCAAGTGGATATGATCCTTACCCCGTCCACGGGCATCGCTGCGCCGGAGATCAAAAAAGGCGCACTGCCCGACGGCGAATCAGACCTGACGACCACCGTCGAGATCATGCGCTTCGTCACCGCTGCAAATTTCACAGGTCTACCCGCCATCTCTTTCCCGGTTGGATATACCCAAAAGGGATTGCCGATCGGAATGCAGGTCATGGGCAGGGCATGGGATGAGGTCAACCTGCTGCGCATGGCGCTCGTCGCCGAACAGGTGGTGGAGCGGAGAGAGCCGCAGATTAATTACAAAGTTTTGAGTGTATGA
- a CDS encoding DUF1801 domain-containing protein: MAKQAELKTKQTEASVDDFLNAIPNEQTRKDCFEIAKIMKQATRSEPKMWGTSIVGFGSYHYKGASGREGDWMLTGFSPRKQNLTLYIMAGFDRYEALLKKLGKFSTGKSCLYIKKLADVDKKVLKELVTESVKVMKRTA; the protein is encoded by the coding sequence ATGGCAAAACAGGCTGAATTGAAAACCAAACAGACCGAAGCAAGCGTGGATGATTTCCTGAATGCGATCCCAAATGAGCAGACCCGCAAAGACTGCTTCGAGATCGCAAAAATCATGAAACAGGCAACCAGGTCCGAGCCGAAGATGTGGGGAACGAGCATCGTGGGATTTGGAAGCTACCATTACAAGGGCGCCAGCGGACGCGAAGGCGACTGGATGCTGACCGGCTTTTCACCGCGCAAGCAAAACCTGACACTATATATCATGGCAGGCTTTGACCGCTACGAAGCATTGTTGAAAAAACTGGGAAAATTTTCCACGGGCAAATCCTGCTTGTACATCAAAAAACTTGCGGATGTGGACAAGAAGGTACTTAAAGAGCTTGTTACTGAATCGGTAAAGGTCATGAAAAGAACGGCATGA
- a CDS encoding class I SAM-dependent methyltransferase gives MTVQKDPEGFERKTLHAFASFANKVILEIGCGEGRLTWKYASSARQVIAFDPDHDSLRIARVDCPADLREHVHFADADARHIPVPKETFDIAILAWSL, from the coding sequence ATGACCGTACAAAAGGATCCCGAAGGTTTCGAGCGTAAAACCCTGCATGCGTTCGCCAGTTTCGCCAACAAGGTCATACTGGAGATCGGCTGCGGCGAAGGACGTTTGACATGGAAGTACGCCTCATCTGCCAGGCAGGTCATTGCGTTCGACCCTGATCATGATTCGCTGCGCATCGCCCGCGTCGATTGCCCTGCAGATCTACGCGAACACGTCCATTTTGCGGACGCGGATGCAAGGCATATCCCCGTCCCGAAAGAGACTTTCGATATCGCCATACTCGCCTGGTCGCTTTGA
- a CDS encoding C69 family dipeptidase, producing MCDTLIATKLAAKDGVAVFGKNSDRPPNEGQSMVYFPAATYPAGSKVKCTYIEIPQVKETHAVLLSKPFWMWGGEMGINEHGLVIGNEAIYSKIPANKEPALLGMDMLRAALERAATPREAIDVIVALLEEFGQGGNCYSHGNEMYYHNSFLIANADDAWVLETVDKQWAARQVKDVYTISNCLTIGNQYDLASSDLVDLAIRKGMTKSKNQFQFASDYSDFLFTTFADGRSRRQTTITALDAQKGKIGIETMIATLRHHNDEIFDPKKGITGADVCMHAGFGPVRISQSTASIAAYLDKNNPLIFATGTSAPCTSIFKPFWMDCASFLTDEPVPTSQADSNSLFWSHERLHRATLLNYPERIKTYASDRDALERKFIEGALKLHNSPAKEREKFSMQCLAESRAAEAEWLKRVETVPAKRSLLFSMAWNGFNKKAGTT from the coding sequence ATGTGCGACACCCTCATCGCCACAAAATTAGCTGCCAAGGACGGAGTCGCTGTCTTTGGAAAGAATTCAGACCGCCCGCCGAACGAAGGGCAGTCGATGGTGTATTTTCCCGCCGCAACATATCCAGCGGGAAGCAAAGTAAAATGCACATATATCGAGATCCCTCAGGTTAAAGAAACGCACGCCGTTCTGCTCTCCAAGCCGTTCTGGATGTGGGGCGGGGAAATGGGCATCAACGAACACGGCTTGGTGATCGGAAACGAAGCGATCTATTCCAAAATCCCCGCGAACAAGGAACCTGCACTGCTCGGCATGGACATGCTGCGCGCCGCGCTTGAGCGCGCCGCCACTCCGCGCGAGGCGATTGACGTCATCGTGGCGTTGCTCGAAGAATTCGGTCAGGGCGGAAACTGTTATTCGCACGGCAACGAGATGTATTATCACAACAGTTTCCTGATAGCCAACGCAGACGATGCGTGGGTGCTTGAAACCGTCGATAAACAATGGGCGGCACGGCAGGTCAAGGATGTGTACACCATTTCCAATTGCCTGACCATCGGAAACCAATACGATCTTGCATCCAGCGATTTGGTTGACCTTGCCATTCGAAAAGGGATGACCAAATCGAAGAATCAGTTCCAGTTCGCCAGCGATTACTCCGACTTCCTTTTCACAACCTTTGCCGACGGGCGTTCGCGCCGCCAGACCACCATCACCGCGCTCGATGCGCAAAAAGGAAAGATCGGCATCGAGACCATGATCGCAACGCTCCGTCACCACAACGACGAAATTTTCGATCCCAAAAAAGGCATCACCGGTGCGGATGTGTGCATGCATGCGGGCTTCGGTCCGGTTCGCATCAGCCAGAGCACGGCATCCATAGCCGCCTATTTGGACAAGAACAACCCGCTCATTTTTGCCACCGGGACATCCGCCCCGTGCACGAGCATCTTCAAACCCTTCTGGATGGATTGCGCATCCTTCCTGACCGATGAACCTGTCCCGACCTCCCAAGCGGACTCCAACTCCCTGTTCTGGTCCCATGAACGCCTGCACCGCGCCACGCTGCTCAACTATCCCGAACGCATCAAAACCTACGCATCCGACCGCGATGCGCTGGAGAGAAAATTCATCGAAGGCGCTCTGAAACTACACAACTCTCCCGCAAAGGAACGCGAGAAATTCTCCATGCAATGTCTGGCAGAAAGCCGCGCCGCCGAAGCCGAGTGGTTAAAGCGCGTGGAAACGGTTCCCGCAAAACGATCGCTCCTTTTCTCAATGGCATGGAACGGTTTTAATAAGAAGGCTGGAACAACCTAA
- a CDS encoding proline dehydrogenase family protein, with translation MLRSLLIYLSKAAWAQKLITSWGFAWRTASRFVAGTKLEDAVRSVRELNAKGINATLDHLGEHTSTPEEAQQATDDIFATLDALGTDPSLRGNVSIKLTQIGLGLDETLCAENLERILACARQNKTFIRIDIEDTPYTDKTINLYYSMLEKGYDNVGMAVQSYLYRAEADTRRMMQEATCIRLVKGAYREPPDKAFPKKADVDANFDLLSKILIDTALATQSRLSDDGRFPPIPAIATHDEKRIAFAKSYAQKVGLPKNGLELQMLYGIRRDLQEQLVKDGYPVRVYVPFGTHWYPYFMRRLAERPANIWFFISNFFKG, from the coding sequence ATGCTCCGCTCATTACTCATCTACCTGTCCAAAGCCGCCTGGGCGCAGAAACTGATCACAAGTTGGGGATTTGCCTGGCGCACCGCATCCCGTTTTGTTGCTGGAACCAAATTGGAAGACGCTGTACGAAGCGTGCGCGAATTGAATGCCAAGGGGATAAATGCCACGCTCGATCATCTCGGGGAACATACCAGCACGCCCGAAGAGGCGCAGCAGGCTACGGATGACATCTTCGCCACATTGGACGCGCTCGGGACCGATCCGTCCCTGCGAGGCAATGTCTCCATTAAGTTGACCCAGATCGGCTTGGGATTGGATGAGACTCTGTGCGCCGAAAACCTGGAGCGCATCCTCGCCTGCGCGCGTCAGAACAAGACCTTCATCCGCATCGACATCGAAGACACTCCCTACACCGACAAGACCATCAATCTCTATTACTCCATGCTTGAAAAGGGATACGATAACGTTGGCATGGCAGTGCAATCCTATTTGTATCGCGCTGAGGCGGATACGCGCCGCATGATGCAGGAAGCCACGTGCATCCGCTTGGTGAAGGGTGCGTACCGCGAACCGCCTGACAAAGCCTTCCCCAAAAAAGCGGACGTGGATGCCAATTTTGACCTGCTTTCCAAAATACTCATCGATACCGCCCTTGCCACTCAATCCCGGCTTAGCGATGACGGGCGTTTTCCGCCCATTCCCGCCATTGCCACGCACGACGAGAAGCGCATCGCCTTTGCAAAGAGTTATGCGCAAAAGGTTGGTTTGCCAAAGAACGGCTTGGAACTCCAAATGCTGTATGGCATCCGGCGCGATCTACAGGAACAACTTGTCAAGGATGGTTATCCTGTGCGCGTGTATGTCCCATTCGGCACGCATTGGTATCCATACTTTATGCGCCGCCTTGCGGAGCGTCCCGCCAATATCTGGTTCTTTATTTCGAACTTCTTTAAGGGGTAG
- a CDS encoding serine hydrolase, protein MRNRNTNIILRGVSILFLTAALILTITSLIAYSRQRNSYPAGMTIAGVPVGGLSPAQASQRLLEVYTSPVEIRYDNAIVHIDPGTVGFQIDVETMLAAADLTRTGGSFWAGFWDFIWNRSPAESQIPLSASISEERLREFLQNEISSRYDQPPEPAQPVPGGTSFLAGAPGQTLDLDRAVLLITDALRSPSSRSVALSFTRSAAARPTIENLEILLKQIVTTSNFDGLIGFYMMDLQTGQEIHFTMNNKQEIPSEPDLAFTASSTIKVPVVASYLINQGSDLDPVTADVILRTLGRSDNSATDLVLERIDPFNGPLIVTRDMEAIGLESTFLGGMFYLGAPNLLPGRITPGNSRTDISTSPDSYSQTTPSEMGILLADIYHCAQNGGGALIAAFPDKINPATCQLLIDFMAQDKLGALIQGGVPDGTFVPHKHGYVLSPRDGVMHDTSDVGIVYSPGGNFVLSIYTYHPVQNIWDITNPLFVRLTEAVYNYFNITVQS, encoded by the coding sequence TTGAGAAACCGAAATACCAATATCATCCTTCGGGGTGTGTCAATTTTATTCCTGACCGCCGCGCTTATCCTCACAATTACATCCCTGATCGCCTACAGCCGCCAGAGAAACAGCTACCCCGCCGGCATGACCATTGCCGGCGTGCCCGTTGGCGGCTTGTCGCCCGCGCAGGCATCGCAGCGCCTGCTGGAAGTGTACACATCGCCGGTGGAGATCCGCTACGACAATGCCATCGTCCACATCGATCCCGGCACGGTCGGCTTTCAGATCGACGTGGAAACCATGCTCGCCGCCGCCGACCTGACCCGCACGGGCGGTTCATTCTGGGCCGGATTCTGGGATTTCATCTGGAATCGTTCCCCCGCTGAGAGTCAGATTCCATTAAGCGCTTCCATTTCGGAAGAACGATTGCGCGAATTCCTGCAAAACGAGATTTCCTCGCGCTACGACCAGCCGCCCGAACCTGCGCAGCCGGTTCCCGGCGGGACCTCCTTCCTGGCTGGCGCTCCCGGTCAGACTCTCGACCTCGACCGCGCCGTCCTGCTCATTACCGACGCTTTACGCTCCCCATCGAGCCGTTCGGTAGCACTTTCCTTTACGCGCAGTGCCGCCGCCAGACCCACCATCGAAAATCTTGAGATCCTGCTCAAGCAGATCGTCACCACCTCCAATTTTGACGGCTTGATCGGTTTTTACATGATGGACCTGCAGACCGGGCAGGAAATCCATTTCACGATGAACAACAAGCAGGAGATCCCATCCGAACCGGACCTTGCCTTCACAGCATCCAGCACCATCAAGGTTCCAGTCGTGGCATCCTACTTGATCAACCAGGGCAGTGATCTCGATCCCGTCACCGCGGATGTAATCCTGCGCACGCTGGGCAGGTCAGACAACTCCGCCACCGACCTTGTGCTTGAGCGCATCGACCCGTTCAACGGTCCGTTGATCGTGACGCGGGATATGGAAGCCATCGGCTTGGAAAGCACTTTCCTTGGCGGTATGTTCTATCTCGGCGCGCCGAATCTGCTGCCCGGACGTATCACCCCCGGCAACTCACGCACAGACATTTCCACCTCGCCCGATTCCTATTCGCAGACCACACCTTCTGAAATGGGCATCCTGCTGGCAGATATTTATCATTGCGCCCAGAATGGCGGCGGCGCGTTGATCGCCGCGTTTCCAGACAAGATCAACCCGGCAACCTGCCAACTGTTGATCGATTTCATGGCGCAGGACAAACTTGGCGCGCTCATTCAGGGCGGCGTACCGGATGGGACCTTCGTACCGCACAAGCATGGATATGTCCTGTCGCCCCGCGACGGCGTGATGCACGACACCAGCGACGTCGGCATTGTGTATTCCCCCGGCGGGAATTTCGTGTTGTCCATTTATACCTATCACCCAGTGCAGAATATCTGGGATATCACCAATCCGCTTTTCGTGAGGCTTACGGAGGCGGTGTACAACTACTTCAACATCACGGTCCAATCATGA
- a CDS encoding C4-type zinc ribbon domain-containing protein, producing MSASLGLYRLQQVDRQMDRALAQLETIRKTLENDAELKSALARHEKAQSENHRALHEMKNAEAEVDAQKIKIEQAESSLYGGNVKNPKELQDLQKEVASLKKHLGTLEERQLESMLKAESAENELQEAKTALELMQARLGNEHKKLIDERSSLAKQLESLTEEREAALAPIDAALLRSYEYLRQQKRGVAVTDVDDGACASCGTTINAALQQNARSQKQLAHCPSCGRILFAN from the coding sequence ATGAGCGCATCGCTGGGACTTTACCGCCTGCAACAAGTGGACCGTCAGATGGATCGTGCCCTTGCACAATTGGAGACCATCCGCAAGACGCTGGAGAACGATGCCGAGCTAAAATCTGCGCTTGCCCGCCACGAAAAAGCACAGTCCGAAAACCATCGCGCGCTCCATGAAATGAAGAACGCCGAAGCCGAAGTGGACGCGCAAAAGATCAAGATCGAACAAGCCGAGTCCAGCCTGTATGGCGGGAACGTGAAAAACCCCAAGGAACTACAAGACCTGCAAAAAGAGGTCGCATCGCTGAAAAAACATCTCGGTACGCTCGAGGAACGGCAATTGGAGTCCATGCTCAAAGCCGAATCCGCTGAAAACGAATTGCAGGAAGCAAAGACCGCGCTCGAACTCATGCAGGCGCGGCTTGGCAATGAGCACAAAAAATTGATCGACGAACGATCATCGCTTGCAAAACAGTTGGAGAGCCTGACAGAAGAGCGCGAGGCTGCCCTTGCCCCCATCGATGCTGCGCTGCTTCGATCGTATGAATACCTCCGCCAGCAAAAACGCGGCGTGGCAGTCACCGACGTTGACGATGGAGCCTGCGCATCCTGCGGTACCACGATCAATGCGGCGCTCCAACAGAACGCACGCTCCCAAAAGCAGCTTGCCCATTGTCCTTCATGCGGACGCATCCTGTTTGCAAATTAA
- a CDS encoding HEAT repeat domain-containing protein, with protein MFQFALDPFSFFIGFATASIFWLLVARGRPLWEEIRANWRERREAAQTRKTSTVEENHRRITLRRAQGMHIAAQLFALDEIVQEPMLLVPPQVVEPGTPPNFEDVITQTLPYLPAWSEIAAAYQPQTFTLPQALAGNSNLVIIGQPGIGKTVALAYLASLAANRSEKLGALQDFIPFLVHVADLNLPVKDAKHVIDPLVESASEHAPVLDLGRIPNFIQNTFKHGKALLLVDGYDEITPQEQQAVSEYLKLVLQTHPETRIVTTGAPEYLDGLIPLGFAPLALCGWSERQNHKFIEHWGQLWSDTVALDIVSETAPEQVDPLLLNSWLSAGNLNLSPLELTLKVWAAYAGDSLGPHVLDAISTHIRRIAPANTPLAALETLAMQAMLSAEPVFDPRKARGWVKSFEVVDEAQEDESAESPVNEAAEPSEAGEETKPKKGKKVEKVSTPSSGLLGKMAASGLLISYRNNKMRFVHPVFAGYLAGHALTTYNAEESILNQPDWIGKYLAMRYFAAHGDAGKLVQALLEFSRLPMHRPLLAAARFLRDAPRNASWRSKMFGTLAAILQTEGIPLSLRGQAMAAFVYSNDPSAANLFRQFATSMSFELVHLSVLGLGAIRDAKAVKVLENAMQAPSLSVRRAACMALVAVGTNEALETVAQTLLHGDEDIRRAAGEALANDPHEGHAMLKDGITINDILLRRATVYGLGRIHEDWAVEMLQRAQIEDDQWVVRNAATEVLDAKANTQALAPTKLKPPHESPWLLEFAAKNGMGISPGVPATDILLLALKSEDPDARIASLPYLKFTPSEGVIAQMYDAMYKDDPELREYAYHTLWEVGASGVKLPDPSEFGLG; from the coding sequence ATGTTCCAGTTTGCACTTGACCCCTTCTCCTTCTTTATCGGCTTCGCAACCGCCTCCATTTTCTGGCTTCTGGTTGCCCGCGGACGTCCGCTGTGGGAGGAGATTCGCGCAAACTGGCGCGAAAGACGCGAAGCCGCACAGACCCGCAAAACAAGCACGGTGGAAGAAAATCACCGCCGCATCACATTACGCCGCGCGCAGGGGATGCATATCGCCGCGCAACTCTTCGCGCTGGACGAGATTGTCCAGGAACCGATGCTCCTTGTCCCGCCGCAAGTGGTGGAACCCGGCACGCCGCCCAACTTCGAAGACGTCATCACGCAAACCCTGCCCTATCTGCCAGCCTGGTCCGAAATTGCCGCCGCCTATCAACCGCAAACATTTACCCTGCCGCAGGCACTGGCGGGAAATTCCAACCTCGTCATCATCGGACAGCCCGGCATCGGGAAAACCGTGGCTTTGGCTTACCTCGCAAGCCTCGCCGCGAATCGGAGCGAAAAGCTGGGTGCGTTGCAGGATTTCATTCCCTTCCTCGTCCATGTCGCGGATTTAAACCTGCCCGTCAAGGATGCGAAGCATGTTATCGATCCGTTGGTCGAATCCGCATCCGAGCACGCGCCCGTACTCGATCTTGGACGCATTCCCAACTTTATTCAAAACACATTCAAGCACGGCAAAGCCCTTCTGCTCGTGGATGGATATGATGAGATCACGCCGCAGGAACAACAGGCAGTCTCCGAGTATCTCAAACTTGTTCTGCAAACCCACCCGGAGACTCGCATCGTCACGACCGGCGCGCCGGAATATCTGGATGGTCTCATTCCCCTCGGCTTTGCGCCGCTCGCCTTGTGTGGCTGGTCTGAACGGCAAAATCACAAATTCATCGAACACTGGGGGCAGCTTTGGTCCGATACCGTCGCACTGGATATCGTGTCCGAGACCGCACCTGAACAGGTGGACCCGCTTCTGCTTAACTCATGGCTGAGTGCCGGAAATTTGAATTTATCTCCCCTTGAACTGACGCTTAAAGTTTGGGCGGCGTATGCGGGAGACAGCCTCGGACCGCACGTGCTGGACGCGATCTCCACTCACATCCGGCGTATCGCGCCAGCCAATACACCGCTCGCCGCATTGGAAACGCTTGCCATGCAGGCGATGCTGAGTGCCGAACCGGTCTTCGATCCGCGCAAGGCGCGCGGCTGGGTCAAGTCGTTTGAGGTGGTGGATGAAGCACAGGAAGACGAATCCGCTGAAAGTCCGGTGAACGAGGCGGCAGAACCATCCGAAGCAGGAGAAGAGACCAAGCCCAAAAAGGGGAAAAAGGTCGAGAAGGTTTCCACTCCCTCCAGCGGTTTGCTTGGGAAGATGGCTGCCAGCGGCTTGTTGATATCCTATCGCAACAATAAGATGCGGTTTGTGCATCCCGTGTTTGCGGGCTATCTGGCTGGACATGCGCTAACGACCTACAACGCAGAAGAGTCCATTCTCAACCAGCCCGATTGGATCGGGAAATATCTGGCGATGCGTTATTTCGCCGCGCACGGCGACGCCGGAAAACTGGTGCAAGCATTGCTCGAATTTTCGCGCCTGCCCATGCACCGACCCTTGCTTGCCGCGGCGCGCTTCCTGCGGGATGCGCCCCGCAATGCTTCATGGCGCAGTAAGATGTTCGGGACGCTTGCCGCCATCCTGCAAACGGAGGGAATCCCTCTCAGCTTGCGCGGACAAGCCATGGCGGCATTCGTATACAGCAACGATCCCAGCGCTGCAAATTTGTTCCGCCAGTTCGCCACTTCCATGTCGTTCGAGCTTGTCCATCTCTCCGTTCTGGGTCTGGGAGCCATCCGCGATGCCAAAGCAGTAAAGGTACTGGAAAACGCGATGCAAGCGCCAAGTCTGTCGGTGCGGCGCGCCGCCTGCATGGCGCTGGTCGCTGTCGGCACGAACGAGGCGCTGGAAACTGTCGCGCAGACGCTTCTGCACGGTGATGAGGACATCCGCCGCGCCGCCGGTGAAGCGCTGGCGAACGATCCGCATGAAGGTCATGCCATGCTGAAGGACGGCATCACCATCAACGACATTCTTCTGCGCCGCGCAACTGTCTATGGACTGGGACGCATCCACGAAGATTGGGCAGTCGAGATGCTGCAGCGCGCGCAGATCGAAGACGACCAGTGGGTTGTCCGCAACGCCGCTACCGAAGTGCTGGATGCAAAGGCGAACACCCAGGCGCTGGCGCCGACCAAACTCAAGCCGCCACACGAATCTCCGTGGCTGCTTGAGTTCGCCGCCAAGAACGGCATGGGCATTTCACCCGGCGTCCCCGCAACGGACATTCTTTTGCTGGCGCTTAAGAGCGAAGACCCGGATGCGCGAATCGCCAGCCTGCCCTATTTGAAATTCACGCCTTCCGAAGGCGTTATCGCACAAATGTATGATGCGATGTACAAGGACGATCCCGAACTGCGGGAGTACGCCTATCACACCTTATGGGAGGTCGGCGCTTCGGGCGTCAAACTCCCTGACCCAAGCGAATTTGGACTAGGATAA
- the ssnA gene encoding putative aminohydrolase SsnA, whose translation MLITNANIITWETPNRVLSNHAILIEGGRIKEIGTTRSLTTKHPKAKTMDAGGQYVMPGGICAHTHFYGAFARGMAIPGPAPKDFPEILQKLWWPLDRSLDAEGVRYSALVCLVDAIKHGTTTLIDHHASPNFIDGSLDIIADAVDKSGLRGVLCYEVTDRDGVEKANAGINENVRFLKRLAADPHPRLAGTFGLHASLTLSGATLQACRAAAPEGTGFHVHTAEHESDEYDSLQRSNMRVIDRLQKHNILGPKTITAHGVHFDAREMEILKETETWLSHQPRSNMNNGVGVAQIESMLRMSIKVCLGNDGFTNSMWDEWKTAYLLHKIHHRDPRRMGGYDVQQMAIYNNSALAGVFFPDASIGQIVPGAAADLIFVDYHPFTPLTDGNLPWHIIFGFQQSMVTSTMVAGKFLMKNRELLTLDEAEIAARAREIAPRIWKRYEEEVGKIL comes from the coding sequence ATGCTCATAACAAATGCCAACATCATCACCTGGGAAACGCCCAACCGCGTCCTGTCGAACCATGCCATTCTCATTGAAGGAGGGCGCATCAAAGAGATCGGGACGACAAGATCCCTGACCACGAAGCACCCAAAAGCAAAAACGATGGATGCCGGCGGTCAATACGTCATGCCGGGCGGAATCTGCGCGCACACCCATTTCTACGGCGCCTTCGCACGCGGAATGGCGATCCCCGGTCCTGCACCGAAGGATTTCCCGGAGATCCTGCAAAAGTTGTGGTGGCCCCTTGACCGTTCGCTCGACGCGGAAGGCGTGCGCTATTCGGCGCTGGTCTGTCTCGTGGATGCGATCAAGCACGGCACGACCACGCTCATCGACCATCACGCTTCGCCCAATTTCATCGACGGCTCGCTCGACATCATCGCCGACGCCGTGGATAAGAGTGGTCTGCGCGGCGTGTTGTGCTATGAAGTGACCGACCGTGACGGGGTCGAAAAAGCCAATGCGGGCATCAACGAGAACGTGCGTTTTCTCAAGCGTCTTGCCGCGGATCCGCATCCGCGTCTTGCCGGGACCTTCGGCTTGCACGCCAGCCTGACGCTTTCCGGTGCCACCCTGCAGGCGTGCCGCGCCGCCGCCCCCGAAGGGACGGGCTTTCACGTCCACACCGCCGAGCATGAATCGGATGAATATGACAGCCTGCAAAGATCCAACATGCGCGTCATCGATCGCCTGCAAAAGCACAACATTCTTGGACCGAAAACCATCACCGCACATGGCGTCCATTTTGATGCGCGTGAAATGGAGATTTTGAAAGAGACCGAAACCTGGCTTTCCCATCAGCCGCGCTCGAACATGAACAATGGCGTCGGCGTGGCGCAGATCGAATCCATGCTGAGGATGAGCATCAAGGTCTGTCTCGGCAACGACGGCTTCACAAACTCGATGTGGGATGAATGGAAGACCGCCTATCTCCTGCACAAGATCCACCACCGCGATCCGCGCCGCATGGGCGGATATGACGTCCAGCAAATGGCGATCTACAACAATTCTGCGCTGGCAGGCGTCTTTTTCCCCGACGCTTCGATCGGGCAGATCGTCCCCGGCGCCGCCGCGGACTTGATCTTTGTGGACTACCATCCCTTCACCCCGCTGACCGATGGCAACCTGCCCTGGCACATCATTTTCGGCTTCCAGCAAAGCATGGTCACCTCCACGATGGTGGCGGGCAAGTTCTTGATGAAGAACCGCGAACTGCTCACGCTCGATGAAGCTGAGATCGCTGCACGCGCACGCGAGATCGCTCCGCGCATTTGGAAAAGATACGAAGAGGAAGTTGGGAAAATTCTGTAA